From Diospyros lotus cultivar Yz01 chromosome 4, ASM1463336v1, whole genome shotgun sequence, a single genomic window includes:
- the LOC127798808 gene encoding protein PHOSPHATE-INDUCED 1-like → MASSSTHPSFIPLPLAFFLLSLFQLSFAARQLSQLAQHQATLLHYHNGPLISGKISVNLIWYGNFKPSQRAIITDFITSLSSSSPPQAQPSVATWWKTTQKYYRLAKSNPSLSLSLGSQILDDKYSLGKTLTQKQIVNLASRGGRRNAVNVVLTAADVAVDGFCMSRCGTHGSSKSGRINGKNYKFAYIWVGNSETQCPGQCAWPFHQPVYGPQTAALAAPNGDVGVDGMVINLASLLAGTATNPFGSGYYQGPAGAGLEAGSACAGLYGKGAYPGYAGELLVDPATGGSYNAHGANGRKYLVPALYDPTTTSCSTLV, encoded by the coding sequence ATGGCTTCCAGTTCCACTCATCCCTCCTTCATTCCTCTTCCTCTcgccttctttcttctctctctcttccagcTCTCCTTCGCTGCAAGGCAACTCTCCCAGTTGGCTCAGCACCAGGCCACGCTCCTCCACTACCACAACGGCCCTCTCATCTCCGGCAAGATCTCCGTCAATCTCATCTGGTACGGCAACTTCAAGCCTTCACAGCGCGCCATAATCACCGACTTCATCacctctctctcctcctcctctccaCCTCAGGCCCAACCCTCGGTTGCCACGTGGTGGAAGACCACCCAGAAATACTACCGCCTCGCCAAATCcaacccctctctctccctctccctcggCTCCCAAATCCTCGACGACAAATACTCTCTCGGAAAAACCCTCACCCAGAAACAGATCGTCAATCTCGCCTCACGGGGCGGTCGCCGGAACGCAGTCAACGTGGTGTTGACGGCGGCCGACGTCGCCGTCGATGGGTTTTGCATGAGCCGCTGCGGGACCCACGGGTCTTCCAAGAGCGGGCGGATTAACGGCAAGAATTACAAATTTGCGTACATATGGGTTGGGAACTCGGAGACTCAGTGCCCAGGGCAATGCGCGTGGCCTTTCCACCAGCCGGTGTACGGGCCGCAGACGGCCGCGCTGGCAGCGCCGAACGGTGACGTGGGGGTTGACGGGATGGTGATCAACCTGGCGAGCCTCTTGGCGGGCACGGCCACCAACCCGTTTGGGAGCGGGTACTACCAGGGCCCGGCCGGGGCTGGGCTAGAAGCCGGGTCGGCTTGCGCCGGGCTATACGGGAAGGGAGCGTACCCTGGCTACGCCGGCGAGCTGTTGGTGGACCCGGCGACTGGTGGGAGCTACAATGCGCATGGTGCCAATGGGAGGAAATACCTTGTTCCTGCGCTCTATGATCCCACCACTACTTCCTGTTCCACTTTGGTCTGA